The following coding sequences are from one Frigoribacterium sp. Leaf415 window:
- a CDS encoding carbonic anhydrase, with protein MVEGNHRFVDGAPHHPHQDSDRRSSLAAGQEPVAALFGCADSRLAAEIIFDVGLGDLFVVRNAGQVVGDTVIASLEFAVSVLHVPLIVVLGHDSCGAVASAIDSIGSDAAPGSEFLGGLIDMIMPSVERAQLDLENGADLDPRTVGQLHIEASVRTLVDRSALITSAVADGKLAVVGANYDLANGRVDPSVVVGRL; from the coding sequence ATGGTCGAGGGCAACCACCGCTTCGTCGACGGGGCACCGCACCACCCTCACCAGGACAGCGACCGCCGATCGTCCCTCGCCGCCGGACAAGAACCGGTGGCCGCCCTCTTCGGCTGTGCCGACTCGCGACTCGCCGCCGAGATCATCTTCGACGTCGGTCTCGGTGACCTCTTCGTCGTACGCAACGCCGGCCAGGTGGTCGGCGACACCGTCATCGCCTCGCTCGAATTCGCCGTCTCTGTGCTCCACGTCCCCCTCATCGTGGTCCTCGGCCACGACAGCTGCGGCGCCGTCGCCTCGGCCATCGACTCCATCGGTTCCGACGCCGCCCCCGGGTCGGAGTTCCTGGGTGGGCTGATCGACATGATCATGCCGTCGGTCGAGCGTGCCCAGCTCGATCTCGAGAACGGTGCCGACCTCGACCCCCGCACGGTCGGCCAGCTGCACATCGAGGCGTCCGTCCGCACGCTCGTCGACCGGTCCGCCCTCATCACGTCCGCCGTCGCGGACGGTAAGTTGGCCGTGGTCGGCGCGAACTACGACCTCGCCAACGGGCGGGTCGACCCTTCGGTCGTCGTCGGCCGACTCTGA
- a CDS encoding PhoH family protein yields the protein MTSTERNTASATGGDQAVAQRTYVLDTSVLLSDPQALFRFAEHDVVLPVVVVSELEGKRHDPELGYFARQALRLLDDLRVKHDRLDFPVAVGDGGSLRVELNHSNMSVLPSGLQLNDADSRILAVASNLAADGLAVTVVSKDLPLRVKAASIGLAAEEYRAEQVVDSGYTGQASIEVSSEQMASFYESEKISARSLADVPVNTGVVVHSDRGSALARVFARGEARLVRGDRDVFGLHGRSAEQRLAIDLLLDPEVGIVSLGGSAGTGKSALALCAGLEAVLEKQQHKKIMVFRPLYAVGGQDLGFLPGDAGEKMNPWAQAVFDTLGAIVSQNVLDEVVERGILEVLPLTHIRGRSLHDAFVIVDEAQSLERNVLLTVLSRIGQNSRVVLTHDVAQRDNLRVGRHDGVASVIETLKGHPLFGHVTLTRSERSAIAALVTEMLESNDLM from the coding sequence ATCACCTCAACCGAACGCAACACCGCATCAGCCACGGGGGGTGACCAGGCGGTCGCCCAGCGCACCTACGTGCTCGACACCTCGGTGCTGCTGTCCGATCCGCAGGCTCTCTTCCGTTTCGCCGAACACGACGTGGTGCTGCCCGTCGTCGTCGTCAGCGAACTCGAGGGCAAACGTCACGACCCCGAGCTGGGCTATTTCGCGCGTCAGGCCCTGCGCCTGCTCGACGACCTCCGCGTGAAGCACGACCGTCTCGACTTCCCGGTGGCCGTGGGCGACGGGGGGTCGCTGCGAGTCGAGTTGAACCACTCGAACATGTCGGTCCTGCCCTCGGGCCTGCAGTTGAACGACGCCGACTCGCGCATCCTCGCCGTCGCGTCGAACCTCGCCGCCGACGGGCTGGCCGTCACGGTGGTGTCGAAAGACCTGCCCCTCCGGGTGAAGGCCGCATCCATCGGGCTCGCCGCCGAAGAGTACCGGGCCGAACAGGTCGTCGACAGCGGGTACACCGGGCAGGCCTCGATCGAGGTCTCGAGCGAGCAGATGGCCTCGTTCTACGAGTCCGAGAAGATCTCCGCTCGATCGCTCGCGGACGTCCCCGTGAACACCGGGGTGGTCGTGCACTCGGATCGTGGCTCGGCGCTGGCGCGGGTGTTCGCCCGCGGCGAGGCACGTCTCGTCCGCGGCGATCGTGACGTCTTCGGGCTGCACGGCCGCTCGGCCGAGCAGCGTCTGGCGATCGACCTGCTGCTCGACCCCGAGGTGGGCATCGTGTCGCTGGGCGGCAGCGCTGGTACGGGCAAATCAGCCCTCGCGCTCTGCGCCGGCCTCGAGGCCGTCCTCGAGAAGCAACAGCACAAGAAGATCATGGTCTTCCGCCCGCTCTACGCGGTGGGCGGCCAAGACCTGGGGTTCCTCCCGGGCGATGCCGGCGAGAAGATGAATCCCTGGGCCCAGGCCGTCTTCGACACGCTCGGTGCGATCGTGTCCCAGAACGTCCTCGACGAGGTGGTCGAGCGGGGCATTCTCGAGGTGCTGCCCCTGACTCACATCCGGGGACGATCGTTGCACGACGCGTTCGTGATCGTCGACGAGGCTCAGTCCCTCGAGCGCAACGTGCTCCTGACCGTGCTCAGTCGCATCGGCCAGAACTCGCGGGTGGTGCTGACCCACGACGTGGCGCAGCGCGACAACCTGCGCGTCGGCCGGCACGACGGGGTCGCCTCGGTCATCGAGACGCTCAAGGGCCACCCGCTGTTCGGTCACGTGACGCTGACCCGCTCCGAGCGGTCCGCGATCGCGGCCCTCGTCACCGAGATGCTCGAGTCGAACGACCTGATGTAG
- a CDS encoding aminotransferase class V-fold PLP-dependent enzyme has product MKTIDDLASGFTDEPGYFDFAKWGPISSSVADEQRSLVEVQARARFGSEIALTEQAGRVGRAISSLVGFAPDHVVFQPNTSAGLTHTLFGLTGQVLMSPRDYPSMPIAATRSAEALRVLEPVWMDLDHDVVTPAVVQRHLTDSVTAVAVSLVDYRTGYLVDLEGIRQVIGDRLLIVDAIQGFGVVDAPYAVADVVASGGQKWVRAGWGTGFLALSDRALSALTPVFSGVAGSDLPLGGSYHERQPTRPGVAAFQLTHPDPIAQARFATALEDLADVGVAAVSRAVAERATRVIDLADEFAVPVVSPRDEAERAGIVVLEPALDQMTTLTAALINHGVTATVRDTTVRLSVHVSTGDDSFEMLRGAFTSFGTSVFY; this is encoded by the coding sequence GTGAAGACCATCGACGACCTCGCCTCGGGGTTCACCGACGAACCCGGATACTTCGACTTCGCGAAGTGGGGACCCATCTCGAGCTCCGTCGCCGACGAGCAGCGCTCGTTGGTCGAGGTGCAGGCCCGGGCCCGCTTCGGCTCCGAGATCGCCCTGACCGAGCAGGCAGGGCGCGTCGGACGGGCGATCTCGTCACTCGTCGGCTTCGCCCCCGACCACGTCGTCTTCCAACCGAACACGAGCGCGGGACTCACGCACACGCTTTTCGGTCTGACCGGGCAGGTGCTGATGTCGCCCCGGGACTACCCGAGCATGCCCATCGCGGCGACCCGTTCGGCGGAGGCGCTGCGCGTGCTCGAGCCGGTCTGGATGGATCTCGACCACGACGTCGTGACGCCGGCCGTGGTGCAGCGCCACCTCACCGACTCGGTCACCGCCGTCGCCGTCAGCCTGGTGGACTACCGCACGGGGTACCTCGTGGATCTCGAGGGCATCCGTCAGGTGATCGGCGACCGGTTGCTGATCGTCGACGCGATCCAGGGGTTCGGCGTGGTCGACGCGCCCTACGCCGTGGCCGACGTCGTCGCGTCGGGCGGCCAGAAGTGGGTCCGGGCCGGATGGGGGACGGGCTTCCTTGCCTTGAGCGATCGAGCACTCTCGGCCCTGACCCCGGTGTTCAGCGGTGTCGCCGGCAGCGACCTGCCCCTCGGCGGCTCGTACCACGAACGGCAGCCGACCCGTCCGGGTGTCGCGGCATTCCAGCTGACGCATCCCGACCCCATCGCCCAGGCACGGTTCGCCACGGCCCTCGAGGACCTCGCGGACGTGGGCGTCGCCGCCGTCTCGCGAGCCGTGGCCGAGCGGGCCACCCGGGTGATCGACCTCGCCGACGAGTTCGCCGTGCCGGTTGTCTCACCCCGCGACGAGGCCGAGCGCGCCGGCATCGTCGTGCTCGAACCCGCCCTCGACCAGATGACGACGTTGACGGCCGCACTGATCAACCACGGGGTCACGGCGACCGTACGCGACACGACCGTGCGGCTGAGCGTGCACGTGTCCACGGGCGACGACTCGTTCGAGATGCTGCGGGGCGCGTTCACCTCGTTCGGCACGAGCGTCTTCTACTAG
- the trhA gene encoding PAQR family membrane homeostasis protein TrhA: MSSHTDGDRAGLQADEVDRADRSDGADIPNLPLLDDALDYPGIERKPSWRGWIHAATFPVAIATGVVLVVLAQGVAATWACAVFMTTSLLLFGISATYHRFPWSPNAKRFLKRLDHANIFLLIAGTYTPIAVIALPPSKGVTLLVLVWTGAVLGILFRVFFLNAPRWLYVPLYVLLGVGALGFIVDLLDANVAMMVLVLVGGALYIAGAVFYGIKRPNPVPGHFGFHELFHTMTVLAYLCHWTGILLVALDPPTF, encoded by the coding sequence ATGAGCAGCCACACCGACGGAGATCGCGCGGGCCTCCAGGCCGACGAGGTCGACCGGGCCGACCGATCCGACGGGGCCGACATCCCGAACCTGCCGTTGCTCGACGACGCCCTCGACTACCCCGGCATCGAGCGCAAACCGAGTTGGCGCGGCTGGATCCATGCGGCCACCTTCCCGGTCGCGATCGCGACCGGAGTGGTGCTCGTGGTCCTCGCGCAGGGTGTGGCGGCGACCTGGGCCTGCGCCGTCTTCATGACGACGTCGCTCCTGCTCTTCGGCATCTCGGCGACGTACCACCGCTTCCCATGGAGCCCGAACGCGAAACGTTTCCTCAAGCGCCTGGACCACGCTAACATCTTCCTGTTGATCGCCGGCACGTACACGCCCATCGCCGTCATCGCCCTGCCGCCGTCGAAGGGCGTCACCCTGCTCGTGCTCGTCTGGACGGGCGCCGTGCTCGGCATCCTCTTCCGGGTGTTCTTCCTCAACGCGCCGCGGTGGTTGTACGTGCCGCTCTACGTCCTGCTGGGCGTCGGCGCGTTGGGCTTCATCGTCGACCTGCTCGACGCGAACGTCGCGATGATGGTGCTCGTGCTGGTCGGCGGCGCCCTCTACATCGCGGGCGCCGTGTTCTACGGAATCAAGAGGCCGAACCCCGTACCGGGGCACTTCGGATTCCACGAGCTGTTCCACACCATGACGGTGCTGGCGTACCTCTGCCACTGGACGGGCATCCTGCTCGTGGCCCTGGACCCACCGACCTTCTAG
- a CDS encoding DUF4245 domain-containing protein produces the protein MTSPSEGGRRVPRRPREPRVVAELGRPETPDETAARKAENTRKHYANQTAINLTLSIVASLGIVLFLVLVVVRPSGTVNRQEIDYVQVATQAQASVDAPLAAPPLPDGWSSNAAEVRSSTRDDVPTWYVGLITPDQQFIGLEQGIDANPTWVSLQVQNAAATSTRSIGGLTWDVYDRRDADDPGNYAYALTTTVDRSSYVLYGTADDSEFDVLATSLAEQISSQESE, from the coding sequence ATGACCTCCCCCTCCGAGGGCGGCCGGCGGGTCCCGCGACGTCCTCGTGAGCCCCGCGTCGTCGCAGAGCTCGGCCGGCCCGAGACCCCCGACGAGACCGCCGCGCGCAAGGCCGAGAACACGCGCAAGCACTACGCGAACCAGACGGCGATCAACCTGACCCTCTCGATCGTCGCCTCGCTCGGCATCGTGCTCTTCCTCGTGCTCGTCGTGGTCCGCCCCAGCGGCACCGTGAACCGCCAAGAGATCGACTACGTGCAGGTCGCGACACAGGCGCAGGCGAGCGTCGACGCTCCCCTCGCCGCGCCTCCGTTGCCCGACGGGTGGTCGTCGAACGCGGCCGAGGTCCGGTCGTCCACCCGCGACGACGTGCCGACCTGGTACGTCGGGCTCATCACCCCCGACCAGCAGTTCATCGGCCTCGAACAGGGCATCGACGCCAACCCGACCTGGGTCAGCCTGCAGGTGCAGAACGCCGCGGCGACGTCGACCCGGTCGATCGGCGGGCTCACCTGGGACGTCTACGACCGGCGTGACGCCGACGACCCGGGCAACTACGCCTACGCCCTGACCACCACGGTCGACCGCAGCTCGTACGTGCTGTACGGCACGGCCGACGACTCCGAGTTCGACGTCCTGGCCACCTCACTGGCCGAACAGATCTCCAGCCAAGAAAGCGAATGA
- a CDS encoding class II fumarate hydratase → MTTSETEYRIEHDTMGEVRVPASALYRAQTQRAVENFPISGAGLEPAQIVALARIKRAAALVNGEMGIIDRPVADAIVSAADQIIGGSHHDQFPVDVYQTGSGTSSNMNMNEVLATLAGTVDGVAVHPNDHVNASQSSNDVFPTSVHVAVTGALLHDLVPALDHLAIALEKKASAWSDVVKAGRTHLMDATPVTLGQEFGGYARQIRLAIERVQSALPRVAEVPLGGTATGTGINTPQGFPQRVIAALADDSGLPVTEALDHFEAQGARDALVEASGALRVLAVSLTKINNDIRWMGSGPNAGLGELHIPDLQPGSSIMPGKVNPVIPEAVLMVSARVIGNDATIAWAGASGAFELNVAIPVMGTALLESIRLLSNATRALADKTVDGLEANVEHARALAESSPSIVTPLNRVIGYEAAAKVAKHAVAQKLTVREAVVDLGFVERGEVTEQQLDTALDVLSMTHPG, encoded by the coding sequence GTGACCACATCCGAGACCGAGTACCGCATCGAGCACGACACGATGGGCGAGGTGCGCGTTCCTGCATCGGCGCTCTACCGCGCCCAGACGCAGCGTGCCGTCGAGAACTTCCCCATCAGCGGGGCCGGCCTCGAGCCCGCACAGATCGTGGCGCTGGCACGCATCAAGCGGGCGGCCGCCCTGGTGAACGGCGAGATGGGCATCATCGACCGGCCCGTCGCCGACGCGATCGTCTCGGCCGCCGACCAGATCATCGGCGGCAGCCACCACGACCAGTTCCCCGTCGACGTCTACCAGACCGGCAGCGGCACCTCGTCGAACATGAACATGAACGAGGTGCTCGCCACCCTCGCCGGCACGGTCGACGGCGTCGCCGTCCACCCCAACGACCACGTCAACGCGTCGCAGTCGTCGAACGACGTCTTCCCGACCTCCGTCCACGTCGCCGTCACGGGTGCGCTGCTGCACGACCTGGTCCCCGCCCTCGACCACCTGGCGATCGCCCTCGAGAAGAAGGCCTCCGCCTGGTCCGACGTGGTGAAGGCAGGCCGCACCCATCTCATGGACGCCACGCCGGTCACGCTCGGCCAAGAGTTCGGCGGCTATGCGCGGCAGATCCGTCTCGCGATCGAACGGGTGCAGAGCGCCCTTCCCCGCGTGGCCGAGGTCCCCCTGGGCGGAACGGCCACGGGGACCGGCATCAACACCCCCCAGGGCTTCCCGCAACGGGTCATCGCCGCCCTGGCGGACGACAGCGGTCTGCCCGTCACCGAAGCGCTCGACCACTTCGAGGCGCAGGGGGCGCGCGACGCGCTCGTCGAGGCCTCCGGTGCCTTGCGAGTGCTCGCCGTGAGCCTCACGAAGATCAACAACGACATCCGGTGGATGGGCTCGGGGCCGAACGCGGGCCTCGGCGAGCTGCACATCCCCGATCTGCAGCCCGGCTCGTCGATCATGCCCGGCAAGGTCAACCCGGTCATCCCCGAGGCCGTGCTCATGGTCTCGGCACGGGTGATCGGCAACGATGCGACGATCGCCTGGGCCGGCGCGTCCGGAGCCTTCGAGCTCAACGTGGCGATCCCCGTGATGGGAACGGCACTGCTCGAGTCGATCCGCCTGCTCTCGAACGCCACCCGCGCCCTGGCCGACAAGACCGTCGACGGGCTCGAGGCCAACGTCGAGCACGCCCGTGCCCTCGCCGAGTCGTCTCCCTCGATCGTGACGCCGCTCAACCGGGTCATCGGCTACGAGGCGGCGGCGAAGGTGGCCAAGCACGCGGTCGCGCAGAAGCTCACCGTCCGAGAGGCCGTCGTCGACCTCGGGTTCGTCGAGCGGGGCGAGGTCACCGAGCAGCAGCTCGACACCGCACTCGACGTGCTCAGCATGACCCACCCGGGCTGA
- a CDS encoding isoprenyl transferase yields the protein MKKRRPSPLARGVLYGLYQNRIRRSLDGQELPHHVAMIVDGNRRWAKQRMLETAAHGHRAGAAKISEFLTWCDDLGIKVVTLYLLSADNLGNRQSDELTELFGIIGDVADELSRQRDWRVQHVGATDDLPPALCSALREAQARTADKTGLHVNLAVGYGGRREIADAMRSIVRAHDAAGGTLDALAEVLTPELIADHLYTGGQPDPDLVIRTSGEQRLSDFMLWQSAHSEFYFVEAFYPDLREVDFLRAVRDFALRHRRYGS from the coding sequence GTGAAAAAGCGCCGTCCTTCTCCCCTCGCCAGGGGAGTCCTGTACGGCCTCTACCAGAACCGCATCCGCCGCAGCCTCGACGGTCAAGAGTTGCCGCACCACGTCGCCATGATCGTCGACGGCAACCGGCGCTGGGCCAAGCAGCGCATGCTCGAGACCGCCGCCCACGGGCACCGCGCGGGTGCGGCGAAGATCAGCGAGTTCCTCACCTGGTGCGACGACCTCGGCATCAAGGTGGTCACGCTGTACCTGCTCTCCGCCGACAACCTCGGCAACCGCCAGTCCGACGAGTTGACCGAGCTCTTCGGCATCATCGGCGACGTCGCCGACGAGCTCTCGCGTCAGCGGGACTGGCGCGTGCAGCACGTCGGCGCGACGGACGACCTGCCGCCGGCGCTCTGCTCGGCCCTCCGCGAGGCCCAGGCCCGGACGGCCGACAAGACGGGGCTCCACGTGAACCTCGCCGTCGGCTACGGCGGGCGCCGCGAGATCGCCGACGCCATGCGCAGCATCGTGCGGGCGCACGACGCGGCGGGCGGCACGCTCGACGCCCTGGCCGAGGTGCTCACCCCCGAGCTCATCGCCGACCACCTCTACACCGGCGGCCAACCCGACCCCGACCTCGTCATCCGCACGTCGGGCGAACAACGGTTGAGCGACTTCATGCTGTGGCAGAGCGCCCACAGCGAGTTCTACTTCGTCGAGGCCTTCTACCCCGACCTGCGCGAGGTCGACTTCCTCCGGGCCGTGCGCGACTTCGCCCTCCGGCACCGCCGCTACGGCAGCTGA
- a CDS encoding exodeoxyribonuclease VII small subunit, which translates to MDTTPTSTPPDVSSLSYEQARDELVSVVNELEQGASTLERSLALWERGEALARRCEEWLMGARERLEAARRQVSAE; encoded by the coding sequence GTGGACACCACCCCGACCAGCACCCCGCCCGACGTCTCCTCGCTCAGCTACGAGCAGGCCCGCGACGAGCTCGTGTCCGTCGTGAACGAACTCGAGCAGGGCGCCTCGACCCTCGAACGCTCGCTGGCCCTCTGGGAACGCGGCGAGGCACTCGCCCGGCGCTGCGAAGAATGGTTGATGGGGGCGCGAGAGCGACTCGAGGCGGCCCGCCGCCAGGTGTCCGCCGAATGA